One Agrobacterium vaccinii DNA window includes the following coding sequences:
- the thpR gene encoding RNA 2',3'-cyclic phosphodiesterase — MPRLFTALEIPRNAAMSLSLLRGGLPGARWIDVENYHITLRFIGDIDNRTADEVVNRLDRIDRPEFQVNLTGIGSFGSKKPHSIWAGVSPSAEMTALQGEVERICQRLGLPPDPRKFTPHVTLARLRNSRLDDVVHYLSGRGDFRTSPFTIGRFVLMSSKESVGGGPYIVEEAFPLSEAWPVSNFSSMDMQPAKSMV, encoded by the coding sequence ATGCCGAGACTGTTTACCGCCCTCGAAATTCCGCGCAATGCGGCGATGAGCCTCTCATTGTTGCGCGGTGGTCTGCCGGGTGCCCGGTGGATCGATGTGGAGAATTATCACATCACCCTGCGTTTTATCGGCGACATCGATAACCGGACCGCTGACGAAGTCGTCAACAGGCTCGACCGGATCGACAGACCTGAATTTCAGGTCAACCTTACCGGGATCGGATCGTTCGGGTCCAAGAAACCGCACTCCATCTGGGCAGGTGTCTCTCCATCTGCTGAGATGACGGCGTTGCAGGGCGAAGTCGAGCGCATCTGCCAGCGGCTGGGCCTGCCGCCGGACCCGCGCAAATTCACGCCGCATGTTACCTTGGCGCGGCTGCGGAACTCACGGCTGGATGATGTGGTGCACTACCTTTCAGGACGCGGTGACTTTCGCACGTCGCCCTTCACGATCGGTCGTTTCGTGCTGATGTCGTCGAAGGAATCGGTCGGTGGCGGTCCCTATATCGTCGAAGAGGCATTCCCGTTGAGCGAGGCTTGGCCGGTGTCCAATTTCTCCAGCATGGACATGCAGCCTGCCAAGAGCATGGTGTAA
- a CDS encoding ABC transporter ATP-binding protein codes for MISLSDIQVIFGRGTPLQKQALAKIDLTIEDGSFVTVIGSNGAGKSTLLGVLAGDVLPTAGKVTIGGVDVTRKPTANRAGQVARVFQDPLAGSCGALSIEENLALAAARGKMRGLLPALGGGRRAFFKERIASLGLGLENRLKDRMDLLSGGQRQAVSLVMATLAGSDVLLLDEHTAALDPGMAEFVMELTRKNVEERKLTTLMVTHSMRQALDYGDRTIMLHAGEIVLDVSGESRKGLQVEDLIEMFRNIRGQKLDDDELLIG; via the coding sequence ATGATTTCACTGTCCGATATTCAGGTCATCTTCGGTCGCGGCACGCCGTTGCAAAAGCAGGCCTTGGCCAAGATCGATCTTACCATCGAGGACGGCTCCTTCGTCACAGTGATCGGTTCCAACGGTGCGGGCAAATCGACACTTCTCGGTGTTCTCGCGGGCGATGTTTTGCCGACCGCAGGCAAGGTAACCATCGGTGGCGTGGACGTGACCCGCAAGCCGACGGCAAACCGGGCCGGACAGGTCGCACGCGTGTTTCAGGACCCGCTTGCCGGAAGCTGTGGCGCGCTCAGCATCGAGGAAAATCTGGCACTGGCAGCCGCGCGCGGCAAGATGCGCGGTCTGCTGCCAGCGCTGGGTGGTGGACGCCGTGCCTTCTTCAAGGAGCGGATCGCCTCGCTTGGCCTTGGTCTTGAAAACCGACTGAAGGACCGCATGGACCTGCTGTCGGGCGGCCAGCGTCAGGCCGTCTCGCTTGTGATGGCGACGCTTGCCGGTTCGGACGTGCTGCTGCTGGACGAGCATACGGCAGCGCTGGACCCTGGTATGGCGGAGTTCGTGATGGAACTGACCCGCAAGAACGTCGAGGAGCGCAAGCTGACGACCTTGATGGTGACCCACTCCATGCGACAGGCGCTGGACTACGGCGACCGGACCATCATGCTGCATGCGGGCGAAATCGTGCTCGATGTGTCGGGCGAAAGCCGCAAGGGCTTGCAGGTGGAAGACCTGATCGAGATGTTCCGCAATATACGCGGCCAGAAGCTCGATGACGATGAGTTGCTGATCGGTTGA
- a CDS encoding ABC transporter ATP-binding protein — MTKSIIELNKADLTLGSAAASVHVLKKIDLMVSEGEAVGIVGPSGSGKSTLLMVLAGLERLDSGEITIAGTGLHKLGEDALAEFRGKNIGIVFQSFHLIANMTALENVAVPLELANTPNAFDIAKKELVAVGLGERLNHYPGQLSGGEQQRVAIARALAPAPAVLIADEPTGNLDTDTGKQIADLLFAKQAERGMTMILVTHDISLAARCSRQIKVRSGTIEGDSAARVEKQAVSA, encoded by the coding sequence GTGACGAAAAGCATCATTGAGCTGAATAAGGCCGATCTCACTCTGGGCAGTGCCGCCGCTTCCGTTCACGTTCTTAAAAAAATCGACCTGATGGTCAGCGAAGGCGAAGCTGTCGGCATTGTTGGGCCTTCAGGCTCCGGAAAATCCACGCTTTTGATGGTTCTGGCCGGTTTGGAGCGGCTGGATAGTGGCGAGATCACAATTGCGGGAACAGGGCTTCATAAGCTCGGCGAAGACGCGCTTGCGGAATTTCGCGGCAAGAATATCGGTATCGTCTTTCAGTCCTTCCACCTGATCGCGAATATGACTGCGCTCGAAAACGTCGCCGTTCCCCTGGAGCTCGCCAACACCCCCAACGCCTTCGACATTGCCAAGAAAGAGTTGGTTGCGGTCGGGCTGGGAGAGCGGCTGAACCATTATCCCGGTCAACTCTCAGGCGGCGAACAGCAGCGGGTGGCCATTGCGCGCGCCCTTGCGCCAGCACCCGCCGTGCTGATCGCCGACGAACCCACCGGCAATCTCGATACCGATACTGGCAAGCAGATCGCCGATCTGTTGTTTGCCAAACAGGCCGAGCGCGGCATGACCATGATCCTCGTCACCCACGATATCTCACTCGCTGCCCGCTGCTCGCGCCAGATCAAGGTCCGCTCCGGCACGATCGAGGGCGATAGCGCAGCACGGGTCGAAAAGCAGGCGGTTTCAGCATGA
- a CDS encoding arylesterase codes for MHFKAVVAQIIVICATALGVTAAQAQDKPVQLVGLGDSLMAGYQLPPTDSYTAQLETALKAKGVNVAITNAGVSGDTSAGGLARAEWSVPDGTNGVILELGANDALRGTSPDETEKNLEAIITGLQKRNIPILLIGIMAPPNMGGDFAERFNGIYPRLAQKHGLPLYPFFLDGVVLDQALQLEDRMHPNTKGIAVMVEKSLPTVEAFVKTIGAQKK; via the coding sequence ATGCATTTTAAAGCCGTCGTCGCTCAAATCATCGTCATCTGCGCCACCGCTCTTGGCGTGACCGCCGCGCAGGCGCAGGACAAGCCCGTGCAACTGGTGGGTCTGGGTGACAGCCTGATGGCCGGTTATCAGCTGCCGCCAACCGACAGCTATACCGCGCAACTGGAGACGGCGTTGAAGGCCAAGGGCGTCAACGTCGCCATTACCAACGCAGGTGTTTCTGGCGATACGAGCGCTGGAGGGCTGGCGCGGGCGGAATGGTCCGTGCCTGACGGAACCAATGGCGTCATTCTGGAGCTGGGTGCCAACGATGCGCTGCGCGGCACCTCGCCCGATGAGACGGAGAAGAACCTCGAGGCGATCATCACCGGTCTGCAAAAACGCAATATCCCGATTCTGCTGATCGGCATCATGGCGCCGCCCAATATGGGTGGTGATTTCGCCGAACGCTTCAACGGGATTTATCCCCGCCTTGCGCAAAAGCATGGCTTGCCGCTCTACCCCTTCTTTTTGGATGGGGTCGTTCTGGATCAGGCCCTGCAACTGGAAGACAGAATGCATCCCAATACAAAGGGCATAGCCGTGATGGTGGAGAAATCCCTGCCCACGGTCGAAGCCTTTGTTAAGACTATCGGTGCGCAAAAAAAATAA
- a CDS encoding YkvA family protein, which yields MDDVKIGEILLPGEPDRQEEREDQVRAKFWPKMKRVMSKVPFARDAVAAYYCATDPKTPFRAKGVLFAALGYFIMPMDVVPDVFAVIGFTDDIAVLTAALAMVRAHITMEHYDAADAALEALKAE from the coding sequence ATGGATGACGTGAAAATTGGTGAAATCCTGTTGCCGGGCGAGCCCGACAGGCAGGAGGAGCGTGAAGATCAGGTCCGCGCCAAATTCTGGCCGAAGATGAAGCGGGTGATGAGCAAGGTGCCGTTCGCACGCGATGCTGTCGCGGCCTATTATTGCGCGACCGACCCGAAAACACCGTTTCGTGCCAAGGGTGTGCTATTCGCAGCCCTGGGCTATTTCATCATGCCCATGGATGTCGTACCCGACGTGTTTGCCGTCATCGGCTTTACCGACGACATTGCCGTTCTGACCGCGGCGCTCGCCATGGTGCGAGCCCATATTACCATGGAACACTACGACGCGGCCGATGCCGCTTTGGAAGCGTTGAAGGCCGAGTAA
- the rlmN gene encoding 23S rRNA (adenine(2503)-C(2))-methyltransferase RlmN produces the protein MVANKDLMTDKPSLIGLTREEMADALLDVGVPQKQAKMRVSQLWNWLYVRGVSDFDHMTNVAKDLREKLKSHFTIARPEIVEEQVSNDGTRKWLMRFPPRGAGRPVEIETVYIPEEGRGTLCISSQVGCSLTCSFCHTGTQRLVRNLTAEEILAQLLVARDRLGDFPDREAPQGTIMPAEGRKVSNIVMMGMGEPLYNFEHVKTALLIATDGDGLSLSKRRVTLSTSGVVPEIFRTGDEIGVMLAISLHAVRDELRDMLVPINKKYPLKELIEACRNYPGVSNARRITFEYVMLKDVNDSLEDAKMLTQLLKGVPAKINLIPFNPWPGTNYQCSDWAQIEKFADFINHAGYASPIRTPRGRDILAACGQLKSESERMRKTERMAFEAMMIANHGADD, from the coding sequence ATGGTGGCCAATAAAGACCTGATGACCGACAAGCCATCGCTGATTGGCCTGACGCGGGAAGAGATGGCCGATGCGCTGCTGGATGTCGGCGTGCCGCAGAAGCAGGCCAAGATGCGCGTCAGCCAGTTGTGGAACTGGCTCTATGTGCGTGGCGTCTCCGATTTCGACCACATGACCAATGTGGCCAAGGACCTGCGCGAAAAGCTGAAAAGCCATTTCACTATCGCCCGTCCCGAGATCGTCGAAGAACAGGTCTCGAACGATGGCACGCGCAAGTGGCTGATGCGCTTTCCGCCGCGCGGTGCAGGTCGTCCGGTCGAGATCGAAACGGTCTATATTCCCGAAGAAGGCCGCGGCACGCTGTGCATTTCAAGCCAGGTCGGCTGTTCGCTGACCTGTTCGTTCTGTCACACCGGCACCCAACGGCTGGTGCGCAACCTCACGGCAGAGGAAATTCTGGCTCAACTTCTGGTCGCGCGGGATCGATTGGGTGATTTTCCCGATCGCGAAGCACCACAGGGCACGATCATGCCAGCCGAGGGCCGCAAGGTCTCTAACATCGTCATGATGGGCATGGGTGAGCCGCTTTATAATTTTGAGCATGTGAAAACCGCGTTGCTGATTGCGACGGATGGTGACGGCCTGTCGCTCTCCAAGCGCCGCGTGACGCTGTCCACATCGGGCGTGGTGCCGGAAATTTTCCGCACGGGCGATGAAATCGGCGTGATGCTGGCGATCTCCTTGCATGCGGTGCGCGACGAGCTGCGCGACATGCTGGTGCCGATCAACAAGAAATATCCGCTGAAAGAGCTGATCGAAGCCTGCCGCAACTATCCGGGCGTGTCGAATGCGCGGCGCATCACCTTCGAATATGTGATGCTGAAGGACGTCAATGACAGTCTGGAAGACGCCAAGATGCTGACGCAGCTTTTGAAGGGCGTTCCGGCCAAGATCAATCTCATTCCGTTCAACCCGTGGCCGGGCACCAATTACCAATGCTCCGACTGGGCGCAGATCGAGAAGTTTGCAGATTTTATCAATCATGCGGGTTATGCTTCGCCGATCCGCACGCCGCGCGGGCGTGATATTCTGGCCGCCTGTGGCCAGTTGAAGTCGGAATCGGAACGCATGCGTAAGACCGAGCGTATGGCTTTCGAAGCCATGATGATTGCCAATCACGGCGCTGACGACTGA
- a CDS encoding ABC transporter substrate-binding protein, protein MRALVLALAAASALALPAKAQDVTVAVTAIVEHPALDAARDGVKAALAEAGYKEGENLKFVYQSAQGNPGTASQIARQFVGDAPNVIVPISTPSAQAVVAATRDIPIVFTAVSDPVGAQLIKSMEKPGRNVTGLSDALPVNEHLALIKEITPNAKTIGYIYNSAEANSVSTLELLKVEAEKAGLKVVESVATKSAEVQGATRALVGKADVIYVPTDNTIVSAFEAAAGVASEAKIPLFAADTDSVARGAVAALGFNYFDVGKQTGAVVVRILKGEKPGDIPATVAVGTDLVLNKKAAEKAGVTFPEGVTKRATKVID, encoded by the coding sequence ATGCGCGCACTCGTTCTGGCGCTCGCCGCCGCATCTGCCCTGGCTTTGCCCGCAAAGGCGCAAGACGTGACGGTGGCCGTTACCGCCATCGTCGAACATCCCGCCCTCGATGCCGCCCGCGATGGCGTCAAGGCGGCGCTTGCCGAGGCTGGATACAAGGAAGGCGAGAACCTGAAATTCGTCTATCAGTCCGCGCAGGGCAATCCCGGCACCGCCTCGCAGATCGCTCGCCAGTTCGTCGGTGACGCACCTAATGTCATCGTGCCGATCTCGACACCCTCCGCGCAGGCCGTCGTTGCTGCGACCCGCGACATTCCTATCGTCTTCACTGCAGTCTCGGACCCGGTCGGCGCGCAGCTGATCAAGTCCATGGAAAAGCCGGGCCGCAACGTCACGGGTCTTTCGGATGCGCTACCGGTCAATGAGCATCTGGCGCTCATCAAGGAAATCACGCCCAACGCCAAGACCATCGGCTACATCTACAACTCCGCTGAAGCCAATTCCGTCTCGACGCTGGAGCTTTTGAAGGTCGAGGCCGAGAAGGCCGGTCTCAAGGTCGTCGAATCCGTTGCCACCAAGTCTGCCGAAGTGCAGGGCGCGACCCGCGCACTGGTGGGCAAGGCCGATGTGATTTACGTACCGACCGACAACACCATCGTGTCCGCCTTCGAAGCTGCCGCTGGCGTCGCCTCTGAAGCCAAGATTCCACTGTTTGCTGCCGATACTGATTCCGTTGCGCGTGGCGCTGTTGCAGCGCTGGGCTTCAACTATTTCGACGTGGGCAAGCAAACAGGCGCGGTTGTTGTTCGTATTCTTAAAGGTGAAAAGCCGGGCGATATTCCTGCGACCGTTGCCGTTGGTACCGATCTCGTCTTGAACAAGAAGGCTGCTGAAAAGGCCGGCGTGACGTTCCCTGAGGGCGTGACGAAGCGCGCGACGAAGGTTATCGACTAA
- a CDS encoding 4a-hydroxytetrahydrobiopterin dehydratase, with the protein MKYPKLDRDAIDSELAKLEGWSLREDGLAIIRAFKFASFGEAFGFMAESALAAEKLNHHPEWSNVYSRVKVCLTTHDSQGITERDFLLASAMQKAAAGRSD; encoded by the coding sequence ATGAAATATCCGAAACTCGACAGAGATGCCATCGACAGTGAACTGGCCAAGCTCGAAGGCTGGTCCTTGCGCGAAGACGGGCTTGCGATCATCAGAGCATTCAAATTTGCAAGCTTTGGGGAGGCGTTTGGTTTCATGGCGGAATCGGCGCTGGCTGCGGAGAAGCTGAACCATCATCCCGAATGGTCGAATGTCTATTCGCGCGTCAAGGTGTGTCTCACGACGCATGATTCGCAAGGAATTACCGAGCGGGATTTCCTGCTGGCGAGCGCCATGCAGAAGGCGGCTGCGGGGCGAAGCGATTGA
- a CDS encoding transporter substrate-binding domain-containing protein, translated as MLASAADLPDLKGREVVVVTENAYPPLQFIDPKSGNAIGWEYDAMNEIAKRLNFKVSYQNASWDAMIPAVSTGQYDLGMTGISIKEDRKEKVDFSDPYMRSEMFMLVRADETRFTDAKTFAAFDKGLVGAQAGTSPFYTAIYDILDGNEQNPRVKLMETFGATVQALKAGDVDLVLTDGVAGKGYVDASGGTLKLIGGPLGGDDFGFIFQKGSDLIAPVNAAIAALKADGTFAGLDKKWFLDYKLGQ; from the coding sequence ATGCTTGCATCGGCAGCCGATCTGCCTGACCTCAAGGGGCGTGAGGTGGTCGTAGTCACCGAGAACGCCTATCCTCCGCTGCAATTCATCGATCCCAAATCGGGCAATGCCATCGGCTGGGAATATGATGCGATGAACGAGATCGCCAAGCGGCTGAATTTCAAGGTTTCGTACCAGAATGCGTCCTGGGATGCGATGATCCCTGCCGTGTCTACCGGGCAATACGATCTGGGAATGACGGGTATCAGCATCAAGGAAGACCGTAAGGAAAAGGTCGACTTCTCCGATCCCTACATGCGCTCTGAGATGTTCATGCTGGTTCGTGCCGACGAAACCCGCTTCACCGATGCAAAGACCTTTGCGGCTTTCGACAAAGGGCTTGTCGGTGCACAGGCGGGCACCAGCCCGTTCTACACCGCGATCTATGACATCCTCGATGGCAACGAGCAGAACCCGCGTGTGAAGCTGATGGAGACATTCGGTGCCACGGTGCAGGCGTTGAAAGCAGGGGATGTCGATCTGGTGCTGACCGACGGCGTTGCAGGCAAGGGCTATGTCGATGCATCCGGCGGCACGTTGAAGCTGATCGGTGGTCCGCTGGGCGGTGACGATTTCGGCTTCATCTTTCAAAAGGGCTCCGACCTGATCGCACCTGTAAACGCAGCGATCGCGGCCCTGAAGGCTGACGGCACATTTGCTGGGCTCGATAAGAAGTGGTTTCTGGACTACAAGCTTGGTCAGTAA
- a CDS encoding low molecular weight protein-tyrosine-phosphatase, translating to MKRTAVLFVCMGNICRSPLAQGIFSHLLQQRNLEQHFRVDSAGTDGWHAGAPPDPRSVAIAGHHGIDISGQKARQFQIDDAETFDIILAMDEDNLAKLRARCPQHHLYKLHLFSDFAHGRRHNVPDPYYGGEEGFGTVYTMLLAGCMSMLEKLDTGQASLNGNASSTI from the coding sequence ATGAAACGCACAGCGGTCCTTTTTGTTTGCATGGGAAATATCTGCCGGTCGCCATTGGCGCAGGGCATCTTCTCCCATCTGCTTCAGCAGCGAAACCTAGAGCAGCATTTCCGTGTTGATTCGGCGGGAACGGATGGCTGGCACGCAGGTGCTCCACCTGATCCACGCTCCGTCGCCATAGCCGGGCACCACGGCATCGACATATCAGGACAAAAAGCCCGCCAGTTCCAAATCGATGACGCCGAGACATTCGACATCATCCTCGCCATGGACGAGGACAATCTGGCGAAGCTTAGGGCGCGCTGCCCTCAACACCACCTGTACAAGCTGCACCTGTTTTCCGATTTCGCCCACGGTCGCCGCCACAACGTCCCCGACCCCTATTACGGAGGTGAAGAGGGTTTCGGGACTGTTTACACCATGCTCTTGGCAGGCTGCATGTCCATGCTGGAGAAATTGGACACCGGCCAAGCCTCGCTCAACGGGAATGCCTCTTCGACGATATAG
- a CDS encoding invasion associated locus B family protein: MFVRSVATAVAILLASINVASAQSPTRIQQFNAWGAYSYKSGNSTVCYVLSIPTAKEPASVDHGDIFFIVSQRPGQNISYEPQAMVGYSLREGSKVNVTIDNKNFVMFTKDKAAWVENAAEEPALVAAMKVGKSMTVKATSGRGTATSYSYSLSGISAALKQIERCK; this comes from the coding sequence ATGTTTGTAAGAAGTGTAGCAACCGCAGTCGCCATTTTGCTGGCCAGCATCAATGTAGCCTCTGCACAGTCGCCCACGCGCATCCAGCAGTTCAACGCATGGGGTGCCTATTCGTACAAATCGGGTAACAGCACCGTTTGCTATGTTCTTTCGATTCCGACGGCGAAGGAGCCGGCTAGCGTTGATCACGGCGATATCTTCTTCATCGTCTCGCAGCGCCCAGGCCAGAATATTTCCTACGAGCCACAGGCCATGGTGGGATATTCCCTTCGCGAGGGCTCCAAGGTCAACGTGACCATCGACAACAAAAACTTCGTAATGTTCACGAAGGACAAGGCGGCCTGGGTCGAGAACGCGGCGGAAGAGCCTGCACTCGTAGCGGCGATGAAGGTTGGCAAGTCCATGACCGTCAAGGCGACATCGGGTCGTGGTACGGCAACATCCTACTCCTATTCGCTTTCGGGTATTTCAGCGGCGCTGAAGCAGATCGAGCGCTGCAAGTAA
- a CDS encoding ABC transporter permease gives MSQIAFWGAVELGLVFAFVAIGVYLAFRVLDFPDLTVDGSFPLGAAVAAVLIVAGFNPWLATGIAMVAGACAGLVTAVLNVRFKILNLLASILTMIALFSVNLRVMGKPNVALLNQETVIEPFYGLGISDYLLRPLFVGILVVVAVILVWRFLESDAGLAMRATGANARMARAQGVKTGNQIYLGMAISNALVALGGALFAQTNGFADVTSGVGTIVVGLAAVIIGETLFGSRGILIALIGCVLGSIAYRLAIQLALSSDSLGLKASDLNFVTAVLVAVALILPRLRRGGATS, from the coding sequence GTGAGCCAAATCGCCTTCTGGGGTGCCGTCGAGTTGGGGCTGGTTTTTGCCTTTGTCGCCATCGGCGTTTATCTGGCATTTCGCGTGCTCGACTTTCCCGATCTGACGGTCGATGGGTCGTTTCCGCTGGGTGCTGCCGTGGCGGCGGTGTTGATCGTGGCGGGCTTCAATCCCTGGCTTGCGACGGGCATTGCCATGGTTGCGGGTGCTTGCGCAGGCCTGGTGACGGCGGTGTTGAATGTCCGCTTTAAAATTCTCAATCTTCTCGCCTCGATTCTGACGATGATCGCGCTGTTTTCCGTGAACCTTCGGGTGATGGGAAAGCCGAATGTCGCGCTGCTAAACCAGGAAACGGTGATTGAGCCTTTCTATGGACTGGGCATCTCTGACTATCTGTTGCGGCCTCTGTTTGTCGGTATTCTCGTTGTCGTCGCCGTCATTCTCGTCTGGCGTTTTCTGGAGAGCGATGCAGGCCTTGCCATGCGCGCCACCGGTGCGAATGCGCGCATGGCCCGTGCGCAGGGTGTGAAGACCGGCAACCAGATCTATTTGGGCATGGCGATTTCCAATGCGCTGGTGGCGCTGGGTGGCGCTTTGTTTGCCCAGACGAACGGCTTTGCCGACGTGACATCCGGTGTCGGTACCATTGTCGTGGGACTGGCCGCCGTGATCATAGGTGAGACCCTGTTCGGATCGCGCGGCATTCTGATCGCGCTGATCGGCTGCGTTCTCGGCTCCATCGCCTATCGCCTTGCCATTCAGTTGGCGCTTTCCAGCGATTCGCTGGGCCTCAAGGCATCCGACCTCAATTTCGTGACCGCCGTGCTGGTCGCCGTTGCACTCATTCTGCCGCGCCTGCGCCGGGGAGGAGCCACGTCATGA